TTAATCAACCACAAAAACACAGGTAAAGCCATGGCccatgaaaaagagaaaaacccATCGGTACGAAAAAAGACCAAACGCCGGTCACCTCGTTTGTCAGGTGTGAGCAAGCGACGTAAAATGGCAAATGCGCGCGAAAGAAGGAGAGTTCACGCCTTGAACTCACACATTGAAAATTTGCGTGAGCTTATTCCACAATTACCATGTGAAAAGCGACCGTCTAAGACTGAGGTTATATGGATGGCTGCGACGTACATCGAATTTCTCACTGAATTGCTGCAGAACAGCAAAAATCCCGCTGATGACAAAAACGTACCCAAAGCTGCGGTGGTCAAAACACAAGAGGCCTCCGCATGCCTGGACGCCGATGGTTTCGCAGAAATGACAGGTCAGGGTCATTTCCTTAAATTGTACCATATTT
The nucleotide sequence above comes from Acropora muricata isolate sample 2 chromosome 12, ASM3666990v1, whole genome shotgun sequence. Encoded proteins:
- the LOC136892176 gene encoding protein lin-32-like: MDLSLRNTQHCMLKSSRYFLINHKNTGKAMAHEKEKNPSVRKKTKRRSPRLSGVSKRRKMANARERRRVHALNSHIENLRELIPQLPCEKRPSKTEVIWMAATYIEFLTELLQNSKNPADDKNVPKAAVVKTQEASACLDADGFAEMTVANIFDWNACPSASGIDLDAAALFLVTNSDECLKDDSSMFLDKDTDYHLNTFFK